In Oreochromis niloticus isolate F11D_XX linkage group LG12, O_niloticus_UMD_NMBU, whole genome shotgun sequence, the DNA window CTGAACGATATATCGCATTTGCGATAATATCGCGACATGATCAAGTGCAATTTTCTAACCGCAAAGGCTGCGATTATACTCTGTTTACGTGACATGCGCGAGTAAAACATGTGATATGATCAAACGAGATTGTCTAACCACAGAGGCTGCACTCTGGTCACGTGACACGGGGAGCAAAGTTTTGAAACAGTCTACCGAGAGTGAACTAGCAAGCAAAGCTGTAGCCTACACAATGGCCTCAGGTTCAACAGAACCAGAGCCTGCGGGGATGCTAGTACCAAAGAGGAACTGCACATCAGCCGTGTGGGAATATTTTGGGTTTAAAAGAGATGATGTCGCACAGAGTCAGGTACTGTGTAAAACCTGTCTTGGTAGAGTTTCTACATCTCGGGGAAACACTACGAATTTGTACCAGCACCTTAAGACTCAGCACAAAACAGAGTATGATAGATGTATGGCTAAAAAATCTAGTAGTGTGCAGAATAAACCTAGTAACGTTACTCGGCAAGGATCACTGACCGAACTGTTTGAAGGTGTTACGCCATATGAACGCACTTCAAAACGGCACGTGGAAATCACCAAAGCAGTAACCCACTGCATCGCGAAAGACATGATGCCCGTCAATACGGTGACCAAGCCTGGGTTCAATAATTTGGTAACTACACTGGATAAGAGGTACAGAATGCCCTCCCGCACGTATTTCAGTCAGACTGCAATACCCGAGCTACATATGCAATGTAGGCGGAGGGTTGCAGTGGAGTTAAAGGCTGTTGAGTTTTTTGCGGCGACAACAGACATGTGGTCAAGCCGTACAGCAGAGCCCTATCAAAGTCTGACGGTGCATTACATTACCGAAGACCTCCACCTCGAAGCTCGCAGCCTACAAACGGCCTACTTCCCCGAAGACCACACAGGGGAAAACATTGCTGCTGGCCTGAGAGAGGGGCTTGCGTGTTGGGATCTCCCTGAAGACAACCTTGTCTGCATAACGACGGACAACGCGTCAAATATGGTGAAAGCAGCACAGCTGAACGAATGGACCAGGCTCCAGTGTTTCGGACACAGATTACATCTTGCTATTGGTAAGTTACTgccgtgagagagagagagagagagtgtgtgtgcgtgcatgtgcatGCATGTATGCGCGAGCCTGTGTATCACTCTCTCCcacaaacacaccacactaTTATTTATCTTGTTCTTTACTGCTGTTAATTCTAGATATGTTATGTCAACCCCACACTGATGTACCCACCTCTtcttatgtattttcttttttgtttttgtcttatgGTCTTATGTTCTTGTATGTCATGATGTATGTAACAATAGCTTTGGCAACAATGTTCCCATAGTCATGCTAATAAAGCAACTTTGattttgagagagagagagaaatggtgAAACCTTGCATCATAACTGCAATTGTATGTCTAACactaattttactttttactttttttttttttccctccagaaAATGCAGTCAAAGATGGTAGAGTATCAAGAGCAATTGGGCTGTGCAAGAAGTTGGTGGGGCACTTCTCGCACAGTTGGAAGAAAAAGGCAGCACTCACTGAGGCACAGAAGGAGCTTAAGCTTCCTGAGCACTCTCTCATTACTGAGTGCCCTACAAGATGGGGGTCCAAAGAGAAAATGATTGCCAGAGTGCTGGAACAGATGAAAGCCATATCGCAGGTATTGACAGGTGACCGACATGCACGCTCCCTCATCCCAACCTGGCAGGATGCTGAAGTGTTGGAGTCCATTCATAAGGCACTGCATCCTCTCTCCGAATTTACTGATGCTCTTTCTGGAGAAGAGTATGTGAGCATCTCCTACCTCAAGCCAGTTCTCCATCTTCTGGCAACATCAGTCTTGGCTGAAGATGCTGAGGACACTGATCTGACTAGATCAATTAAAACCAAGGTCCTGGCATACCTCAACGACAAGTATAGTGACCTCAACACCCAGGAGCTTTTGGATGTTGCGTCGTTCATGGACCCTAGGTTCAAAACGCAATACATCAGCGCAGACAACCTTCCTGCCATTAAGGCCCGACTGAAGACAGAAATGGTGGAATCGGCTAGACGTACACATAATCAGGTAAATCCTTGAAAATTATATTTCCACAAACacataatatttatatataagctAACTGCAAAACTAATGTCTCTCTTCCCATCTGGCAGGAGAAGAGGTCTCGCACTGAAACTGCTCAAAATTCTCCAAGTGCACAGGCCTCTGGGGGAAAGGCAAAGAAGACTCTTGGTAGTCTTTTTAAAACCAGTGCGGCCTCTTCAGCTTTGCCTCTGCCACTTGAAGATGTCGTGGAGGCAGAGTTGAATAGTTACCTGTTGACCCCTGTCATTGACGGAGAGGATGATCCCTTAGCCTGGTGGAAGGTGCACAACATTCACTTTCCACGACTGTGCAAGATGGCCCgcaaatatctgtgtgtgccagcCACAAGTGCCCCCTCAGAGCGTCTGTTCAGCACTGGAGGGAATATAGTGACCTGCACTCGCTCATCCTTAAAGCCAGCAAAAGTAGATATGCTGGTCTTCCTAGCAAAAAACCTGTGAGCTAGGATGATTATGGCTAGCTGAGCCATACTCATTGTGCACTTTAGTTTGTGCTGTGTTGCTGTTACTTACTGCAGATAATCAAGATGTTCAGCCAGTTTTAATTTAaaggcgtgtttgtgtgtgtgtttatacaatTGCTATTATGTTTGCACTTTATGTGTAATGTTACTGACTGCAGAGATCAGTaagatgtgtgtattttttatttattagttttatttatttaatattatttttaatttaatgactgTCTAGTAGTTCACAGATGTCGAAAAACTGAGTGTGGTAAAGccactgatttttttatgtatatttctGCAATCTGCACATTGTACtgactttcattttaatgtttacacCAGGGTTCCTTGTCAGCACTTTATGCTCAGATGTTTGTaagctaaaaataaactattgtGCATGTTCAAATATACTGTTGTGATTGAagaagttaaataaaaatgtcagtcaTCAATTCATGCATCACCTCATGTCATCATAACAGAGGTCTGTCTTCCAGG includes these proteins:
- the LOC109204577 gene encoding zinc finger BED domain-containing protein 1, translating into MIARVLEQMKAISQVLTGDRHARSLIPTWQDAEVLESIHKALHPLSEFTDALSGEEYVSISYLKPVLHLLATSVLAEDAEDTDLTRSIKTKVLAYLNDKYSDLNTQELLDVASFMDPRFKTQYISADNLPAIKARLKTEMVESARRTHNQEKRSRTETAQNSPSAQASGGKAKKTLGSLFKTSAASSALPLPLEDVVEAELNSYLLTPVIDGEDDPLAWWKVHNIHFPRLCKMARKYLCVPATSAPSERLFSTGGNIVTCTRSSLKPAKVDMLVFLAKNL